The Streptomyces sp. NBC_00162 genome window below encodes:
- the treY gene encoding malto-oligosyltrehalose synthase, with amino-acid sequence MSLPRSSIHSESDVPTPVTPASTYRLQLRPEFPFAAAEEAVPYLASLGVSHLHLSPVLEAVPGSAHGYDVTDHSRVREELGGEPGLRSLGAAARAHGMGLVLDIVPNHMAVPAPLRLNRPLWEVLREGPGSPFARWFDIDWEAGGGQVLLPVLAGPVESCELRADGQVLRYGEQEFPLREGTAGLALPELLAAQWYRPAWWREARTGLNYRRFFTISELIGVRVEDPEVFTATHAKVLELVRDGVADGLRIDHVDGLADPEEYLRRLRAAAGPHCWVVVEKILARHERLPPSWPVAGTTGYDALHRVDGVFTDPAGTAKLARRYVEFTGNPEWARTADESAREVLTGDLAAELGALERQAGPELASAVQELLIAYPVYRPYPGEPEPDPQAVQRAASVAGPGAVGGVRELLLRDPAFAARFAQTSAALRAKSLEDRAFYRYAPLLSATEVGGDPGQPAVSAEEFHAYCDRLEREWPRSGTVLSTHDTKRSADVRARISVLSQAPQPMDGLGGPDPGLAWTARQTALGLGEVPQAVPRLTEALLKGAREAALHTSWTERNEAYEATVAGYAPGPLDLPPELAEAARANLLGMALLHLTMPGVPEVYQGAETEYRALVDPDNRRPARFPREELARLDAGAAPSGPAEEKLALTAAVLRLRRDRPGLFAGYAPLQASGPAADHCLAFARSPGLVVVATRLSHRLAGAGGWRGTTLPLPPGRWLPLHDGSPYEAGVRLSELLAARPVAVLLRHQ; translated from the coding sequence ATGAGCCTGCCGCGGTCAAGCATCCATTCGGAATCTGATGTTCCGACACCTGTCACTCCGGCGTCGACCTACCGCCTCCAGCTGCGTCCGGAGTTCCCGTTCGCGGCGGCCGAGGAAGCCGTACCGTACCTCGCCTCGCTCGGCGTCTCGCACCTGCACCTCTCCCCCGTCCTGGAGGCGGTGCCCGGCTCGGCGCACGGCTACGACGTCACCGACCACTCCCGGGTGCGCGAGGAGCTGGGGGGCGAGCCGGGCCTGAGGTCGCTGGGCGCGGCCGCCCGGGCGCACGGGATGGGCCTGGTGCTCGACATCGTGCCGAACCACATGGCGGTACCGGCGCCGCTGCGGCTGAACCGGCCGCTGTGGGAGGTGCTGCGGGAGGGGCCGGGCTCGCCGTTCGCGCGCTGGTTCGACATCGACTGGGAGGCGGGCGGCGGGCAGGTGCTGCTGCCGGTGCTCGCCGGGCCGGTGGAGTCCTGCGAGCTGAGGGCCGACGGGCAGGTGCTGCGCTACGGGGAGCAGGAGTTCCCGCTGCGGGAGGGCACCGCGGGGCTGGCGCTGCCCGAGCTGCTGGCCGCGCAGTGGTACCGGCCGGCCTGGTGGCGGGAGGCCCGTACCGGGCTCAACTACCGGCGCTTCTTCACGATTTCGGAGCTGATCGGGGTCCGGGTGGAGGACCCCGAGGTGTTCACGGCCACCCACGCCAAGGTGCTGGAGCTGGTCCGGGACGGGGTGGCGGACGGACTGCGGATCGACCACGTGGACGGGCTGGCGGATCCCGAGGAGTACCTGCGGCGGCTGCGGGCGGCGGCGGGGCCGCACTGCTGGGTGGTGGTGGAGAAGATCCTGGCCCGGCACGAGCGGCTGCCGCCCTCCTGGCCGGTGGCGGGGACCACCGGGTACGACGCGCTGCACCGGGTGGACGGGGTGTTCACCGATCCGGCCGGCACTGCCAAACTGGCGCGGAGGTACGTGGAGTTCACCGGCAACCCCGAGTGGGCGCGGACCGCCGACGAGAGCGCACGGGAGGTGCTGACCGGCGACCTGGCCGCCGAGCTGGGCGCGCTGGAACGGCAGGCCGGTCCGGAATTGGCCTCTGCGGTACAAGAGTTGCTGATCGCCTATCCGGTCTACCGGCCCTACCCCGGCGAGCCGGAGCCGGACCCGCAGGCCGTGCAGCGGGCGGCCTCGGTGGCCGGTCCGGGTGCGGTGGGCGGTGTACGGGAGCTGCTGCTGCGGGATCCCGCCTTCGCGGCCCGCTTCGCCCAGACCTCGGCCGCGCTGCGCGCCAAGTCCCTGGAGGACCGGGCCTTCTACCGGTACGCACCCCTGCTGTCGGCCACCGAGGTCGGCGGCGACCCCGGCCAACCGGCGGTGTCGGCGGAGGAGTTCCACGCGTACTGCGACCGGCTGGAGCGGGAGTGGCCCCGGTCCGGGACGGTGCTGTCCACGCACGACACCAAGCGCAGCGCGGACGTCCGGGCCAGGATCTCGGTGCTGTCGCAGGCGCCGCAGCCGATGGACGGGCTCGGCGGCCCGGACCCGGGGCTGGCGTGGACGGCCCGGCAGACCGCGCTGGGCCTCGGGGAGGTTCCGCAGGCAGTGCCCCGGCTGACCGAGGCACTGCTCAAGGGGGCCCGGGAGGCCGCCCTGCACACCAGCTGGACGGAGCGGAACGAGGCCTACGAGGCGACCGTGGCGGGATACGCCCCCGGCCCCCTCGACCTGCCGCCGGAGCTGGCGGAGGCGGCCCGCGCCAACCTGCTCGGCATGGCGCTGCTGCACCTGACGATGCCCGGGGTGCCGGAGGTCTACCAGGGCGCGGAGACGGAGTACCGGGCCCTGGTGGACCCGGACAACCGGCGCCCGGCCCGCTTCCCTCGCGAGGAACTGGCCCGGCTGGACGCGGGGGCCGCGCCGTCCGGACCGGCCGAGGAGAAGCTGGCCCTGACGGCCGCCGTGCTGCGGCTGCGCCGGGACCGGCCGGGCCTGTTCGCCGGGTACGCCCCGCTGCAGGCCAGTGGCCCGGCGGCGGACCACTGCCTGGCCTTCGCCCGCTCGCCCGGCCTGGTGGTGGTGGCCACCCGGCTCTCGCACCGGCTGGCCGGCGCGGGGGGCTGGCGCGGCACCACCCTGCCACTGCCGCCGGGCCGCTGGCTGCCGCTGCACGACGGGAGCCCGTACGAGGCCGGGGTACGGCTGTCCGAACTGCTGGCCGCCCGGCCCGTGGCGGTCCTACTCCGGCACCAGTAG
- a CDS encoding LysR family transcriptional regulator, with protein sequence MSLRQMEYFLTVVEESSFTRAAESLHVTQPALSHQVKALERSVGGELLERMPRGVRLTPMGRAFLPHAQLAVRSARQAERAARAAAGAQGGELHLATVHAIAVGLLPAVAARWRTLHPGVALMVREYGSTEALEEQLERGVADLAVGPEPKEWTGPVLRIGREELVIVVPFDDPLGGRGTVRLTELADRDWIRCAMEPLVHGQPVLDWACGEAGFTPRTVLRTEHTSTAVRMAAAGVGIVMAPAHMVRGAVGEDCVLLSLDPPWHRPLAVFSRVPLTGAAAAFAGLLVPE encoded by the coding sequence ATGAGCCTGCGTCAGATGGAGTACTTCCTCACCGTCGTGGAGGAGTCCTCCTTCACCCGGGCCGCCGAATCCCTGCACGTCACCCAGCCCGCCCTCTCCCACCAGGTCAAGGCCCTGGAGCGGTCCGTGGGCGGCGAGCTGCTGGAACGCATGCCGCGCGGGGTCCGGCTCACCCCCATGGGCCGCGCCTTCCTACCGCACGCCCAGCTCGCCGTCCGCAGCGCCCGCCAGGCCGAGCGGGCCGCCCGCGCCGCCGCCGGGGCGCAAGGCGGTGAACTGCACCTCGCCACCGTCCATGCCATCGCCGTCGGCCTGCTCCCGGCCGTTGCCGCCCGCTGGCGGACCCTGCACCCGGGAGTGGCGCTGATGGTGCGGGAGTACGGCTCCACGGAGGCCCTGGAGGAACAGCTGGAGCGGGGCGTCGCCGACCTCGCGGTCGGCCCGGAACCCAAGGAGTGGACCGGTCCGGTGCTCCGCATCGGCCGGGAGGAGCTGGTGATCGTGGTGCCCTTCGACGACCCCCTGGGCGGGCGGGGCACAGTCCGGCTCACCGAGCTCGCCGACCGCGACTGGATCCGCTGCGCCATGGAACCGCTGGTGCACGGGCAGCCCGTCCTCGACTGGGCGTGCGGCGAGGCGGGGTTCACCCCGCGCACGGTGCTGCGTACGGAACACACCTCGACGGCCGTACGGATGGCGGCCGCCGGGGTGGGCATCGTCATGGCCCCGGCCCACATGGTCCGGGGCGCCGTCGGCGAGGACTGCGTGCTGCTCTCCCTCGACCCGCCGTGGCACCGGCCCCTGGCGGTCTTCTCCAGGGTCCCGCTGACCGGCGCGGCGGCCGCCTTCGCCGGGCTACTGGTGCCGGAGTAG